In a genomic window of Gossypium arboreum isolate Shixiya-1 chromosome 9, ASM2569848v2, whole genome shotgun sequence:
- the LOC108456346 gene encoding E3 ubiquitin-protein ligase EL5-like, which translates to MDRVKQIASLEAETLNRLSNWGRYSTSDDPTRTGRVEFMRCDDMRTEVAMWRARETNRDLETTLMEVQLEVNIELAKLLSETIHPAFAGTNGVEIEEEDGHVCGICLQYMEKGEEARGMRVCGHMFHDYCIFEWVKRKPNCPLCRCPIHTNTKH; encoded by the coding sequence ATGGATAGGGTGAAACAAATAGCGAGCCTTGAAGCAGAAACCCTGAACAGGTTAAGCAACTGGGGACGATACTCAACTTCGGATGACCCAACAAGAACGGGGAGGGTGGAGTTCATGAGGTGCGACGACATGAGAACGGAGGTGGCCATGTGGAGGGCTCGTGAGACCAACCGGGACTTGGAAACGACGTTAATGGAAGTCCAGCTGGAGGTGAATATTGAACTCGCCAAACTCTTGTCGGAAACAATCCACCCTGCCTTTGCTGGAACAAATGGGGTGGAAATAGAAGAGGAAGATGGTCATGTTTGTGGGATTTGTCTACAGTATATGGAGAAAGGAGAGGAAGCAAGAGGCATGAGAGTGTGCGGCCATATGTTCCATGATTATTGCATTTTCGAGTGGGTTAAGAGGAAACCAAATTGCCCTCTCTGTCGATGCCCAATCCATACTAACACCAAACACTAA
- the LOC108454522 gene encoding general transcription factor IIH subunit 2 — protein sequence MNNGAGRRINGGAEEDDDEDDVNGDLDAWERTYTDERSWESLQEDESGMLRPIDNQALYHSQYRRRLRSLLSTAARIQKGLIRYLYIVIDLSRAASEMDFRPSRIAVIAKHVETFIREFFYQNPLSQVGIVTIKDGVAHCLTDIGGSPESHINALMKKLECSGDSSLQNALDLVDGYLNQIPSYGHREVLILYSALSTCDPGDIMDTIQKCRKSKIRCSVIGLAAEMFICKHLCQETGGTYSVALDESHFKELILEHAPPPPAIAEFAVANLIKMGFPQRAAEGSISICSCHKEAKVGAGYTCPRCKARACELPTECCVCGLTLVSSPHLARSYHHLFPIAPFDEVTSSHLNNPNCKLQRNCFGCQQSLLDPGNKPGPAVVCPKCKWYFCLDCDIYIHESLHNCPGCDSLRHS from the exons ATGAATAATGGAGCGGGAAGACGGATCAATGGTGGAGCGGAAGAGGATGATGATGAAGATGACGTGAATGGGGATCTTGATGCGTGGGAGAGAACTTACACTGATGAGAGGTCATGGGAATCTTTGCAAGAGGACGAATCGGGGATGCTTCGCCCCATTGACAACCAGGCCCTTTATCATTCACAGTATCGCCGGCGCCTTCGTTCCCTTTTGTCCACTGCTGCTCGGATACAAAAGGGTCTCATTCGTTATCTATACATTGTTATCGATCTTTCTCGG GCAGCTTCAGAGATGGATTTCCGACCAAGTCGAATTGCTGTCATTGCAAAACATGTTGAGACTTTCATCCGGGAGTTCTTTTACCAGAATCCTCTTAGTCAAGTTGGTATTGTGACTATAAAAGATGGGGTTGCTCACTGCTTAACAGATATTGGTGGTAGTCCCGAGTCTCATATCAACGCTTTGATGAAGAAGTTGGAATGTTCAGGTGATTCCTCCTTACAGAATGCATTGGATCTTGTAGATGGGTATCTGAATCAAATTCCATCATATGGTCATCGTGAAGTTCTCATATTATATTCTGCTCTCAGTACTTGTGATCCTGGAGATATAATGGACACCATTCAGAAATGTAGGAAATCTAAAATAAGATGTTCAGTTATTGGCCTCGCTGCAGAAATGTTTATATGCAAACATCTTTGCCAGGAAACAGGAGGAACGTACTCTGTTGCACTGGATGAG TCCCACTTTAAAGAGCTAATATTGGAACATGCACCACCACCACCTGCCATAGCGGAATTTGCAGTTGCTAATTTGATCAAGATGGGATTCCCACAAAGAGCAGCTGAGGGTTCTATATCGATTTGTTCGTGTCATAAAGAAGCTAAGGTAGGTGCAGGTTACACTTGTCCAAGATGCAAAGCCCGTGCATGTGAGCTTCCTACTGAATGCTGTGTCTGCGGGTTGACACTCGTGTCTTCACCCCATTTGGCTAGATCATATCATCATCTCTTTCCAATAGCACCATTTGACGAGGTGACCTCATCTCATTTAAACAATCCAAACTGCAAACTGCAAAGAAATTGTTTCGGGTGCCAACAAAGCCTCCTTGATCCAG GAAACAAACCCGGGCCTGCCGTTGTGTGCCCGAAGTGCAAATGGTACTTCTGCCTGGATTGTGACATTTACATTCATGAGAGTTTGCACAATTGTCCCGGTTGTGACAGCTTGAGGCATTCCTAG
- the LOC108456113 gene encoding LOB domain-containing protein 1-like, with protein sequence MFKMEYSESTPTTTTATTSSNSPSSSSPPPPPPPVVISPCAACKILRRRCADKCVLAPYFPPTDPAKFTIAHRVFGASNIIKFLQELPESQRADAVSSMVYEASARIRDPVYGCAGAICQLQKQINELQAQLAKAKAQAEIANMQLQQANLAAFLCMEMAESTSAQPNSHQFVDNPSFMEDNNFESYWEPLWT encoded by the exons ATGTTTAAGATGGAATACAGTGAATCAACTCCTACTACCACTACTGCAACAACCTCTTCGAATTCCCCGTCATCttcttctcctcctcctcctccgccGCCGGTTGTTATCAGCCCCTGTGCTGCTTGCAAGATTTTAAGGAGGAGGTGTGCCGATAAATGTGTGTTGGCTCCATATTTTCCTCCTACTGATCCTGCCAAGTTCACCATTGCTCATCGTGTCTTCGGTGCTAGCAACATCATCAAGTTCTTGCAG GAACTTCCCGAGTCACAAAGGGCAGATGCAGTAAGCAGCATGGTATACGAGGCGAGTGCAAGAATCCGAGACCCGGTTTACGGCTGCGCAGGAGCTATTTGCCAACTGCAGAAGCAAATCAATGAGCTCCAAGCCCAACTAGCCAAAGCCAAAGCACAAGCTGAAATAGCCAACATGCAGTTGCAACAAGCAAACCTTGCGGCTTTCCTTTGCATGGAGATGGCAGAATCCACATCTGCTCAACCAAATTCCCACCAATTCGTCGACAACCCAAGCTTCATGGAAGATAACAATTTTGAGTCTTACTGGGAACCTCTTTGGACATGA
- the LOC108455536 gene encoding E3 ubiquitin-protein ligase RSL1-like produces MENHSRDKGKATQTINEDNDDLKSVLTLQRHLLMEAKTLDSDLDFAFQLQMQEAFSASLPLHHPSSSLDVTLSSPSDMGFDYVTLMLQDIERFEMERKDREESDEEKRRFRNDLNRSIYDQNFARYIMNVPEQEWNNYGDNYERPYDGNMVEAQNEGFRVYVKGLVSEERIREMKVTVGGVGVAICDFWNNLVLELRKKLDGAEFMTGEMAGVEAVIHGLNAALSLDLKRVTLFVDDFLVYQFITGRQQPRQSKLGTKVNEVSLLQKRFTYFQPSFAARNDMSFVFKLARDAIVSQITWPAETSNGKCLKETCMICFEDIDATQMFTVDGCFHRYCFSCMKQHVEVKLLNSMVASCPHEGCKTEVTIDSCGKFLDPKLVEIMSNRKKEASIAVSEKVYCAFPRCSALMSKSEVLQYTRTVMLVAEKSGARKCVKCHRFFCIYCKVPWHFDMTCIDYKRLNPHPAREYAMLNTLATKKQWRECIKCKHVIELAGGCYHITCRCGFEFCYTCGAEWRNKKPTCSCPIWDERNIIHNRRRRQ; encoded by the exons ATGGAAAACCACTCCCGAGACAAAGGCAAAGCCACCCAAACTATCAACGAAGACAACGATGACCTCAAATCAGTCCTCACCCTCCAACGTCATCTACTAATGGAAGCCAAAACCTTAGACTCTGACCTCGACTTTGCATTCCAACTCCAAATGCAAGAAGCCTTTTCCGCTTCCCTCCCTCTTCACCACCCTTCCTCTTCCCTTGACGTCACCCTTTCCTCTCCTTCGGACATGGGTTTCGACTACGTAACCCTGATGCTCCAAGACATTGAGAGGTTCGAGATGGAACGTAAAGACAGGGAAGAAAGCGATGAAGAGAAGAGGAGATTCAGGAACGACCTGAACCGTTCGATTTACGACCAAAACTTCGCTAGGTACATCATGAATGTTCCTGAACAAGAATGGAACAACTATGGGGATAACTACGAAAGGCCTTACGATGGGAACATGGTGGAAGCCCAAAATGAGGGTTTTAGAGTTTATGTTAAAGGTTTGGTCAGTGAAGAGAGGATAAGGGAGATGAAAGTTACGGTGGGGGGTGTTGGAGTTGCCATTTGTGATTTTTGGAATAATTTGGTCTTGGAATTGAGGAAGAAGTTAGACGGTGCAGAGTTCATGACCGGTGAAATGGCTGGAGTCGAGGCTGTGATTCATGGGCTTAATGCGGCTTTGAGTTTGGACTTGAAAAGGGTTACtctttttgttgatgatttctTGGTTTATCAATTT ATTACAGGCAGACAGCAACCTCGACAGAGCAAGTTGGGGACAAAAGTCAACGAGGTCTCTCTTCTACAAAAGCGATTTACTTACTTTCAACCATCATTTGCGGCACGTAATGATATGAGCTTTGTGTTCAAGCTAGCAAGAGATGCTATAGTCTCTCAGATTACTTGGCCTGCAGAAACTAGCAATGGCAAGTGTTTGAAGGAGACTTGCATGATATGTTTTGAAGATATTGATGCTACTCAAATGTTCACTGTCGATGGTTGCTTTCACAGATATTGCTTTTCTTGCATGAAGCAGCATGTAGAAGTCAAATTGCTAAATTCAATGGTGGCTAGTTGTCCTCATGAAGGCTGTAAAACTGAGGTGACTATTGATAGCTGTGGAAAATTCTTGGATCCTAAATTAGTTGAGATCATGAGCAACCGCAAGAAGGAAGCTTCTATTGCTGTTTCAGAGAAAGTTTATTGTGCATTTCCAAGGTGTTCTGCGCTAATGTCGAAAAGTGAGGTCTTACAATATACTAGAACTGTAATGCTTGTTGCTGAAAAATCTGGGGCCAGAAAATGTGTGAAATGCCATCGCTTTTTCTGCATCTATTGCAAGGTTCCTTGGCACTTTGATATGACCTGCATTGATTACAAAAGATTGAATCCTCATCCTGCTAGAGAATATGCTATGTTGAACACTCTTGCTACTAAAAAACAATGGCGTGAATGTATTAAGTGCAAACATGTGATTGAACTTGCTGGAGGGTGCTATCACATCACTTGCAG ATGTGGATTTGAGTTCTGCTACACTTGTGGAGCCGAGTGGCGTAACAAGAAACCAACATGTTCCTGTCCAATATGGGATGAGCGTAACATTATACATAATCGACGAAGAAGGCAATGA